The Neomonachus schauinslandi chromosome 11, ASM220157v2, whole genome shotgun sequence genomic sequence CTATGTGTAGGATCTACTACTTCATGTTAGGCTTAGTCACCTCAGATGATGAAGTGTGCACAAATGATCTCCCGCCTGTGTGTTTACAAAGTTCCCCACGTCCATACtcaacagaaatttctccaagGAGATAAATCAAATAATCTTAAAGAACTCAAAACTTATTTTCTATCTCAAAAAACCTCATGAGAATTCACAAATCATTAGAATctaggtattttttatttactagatGAAGAAGCTTAATAAATTCAAGGTTACATTaaacaaaagtgatttttttttcaggtagtGCAATTAATCATACTATGAAATAATGGTGAATAGGAACAATGTGACAGAGTTTGTTCTACTGGGGCTCACAGAGAATCCAAAGATGCAGAAAATcatatttgttgtgtttttggtCATCTACATCGTCTCTGTAGTAGCAAATGTGCTCACCGTGGTCACTATCACTACCAGCCCATTACTGAAGTCCCCCATGTACTTTTTCCTTGCCAATCTCTCCTTCATTGATGCCTGCTATTCTTCTGTCAATAACCCTAAACTGATCATAGATTCACTCCGTGAAAAGAAGACCACCACATTCAATGCATGTATAACCCAAATCTTTGGGGAACATTTCATTGGAGGTGCTGATGTCATCCTGCTCACTgtgatggcctatgaccgctatgtggccatctgcaagccattGCATTACACGAACATCACGAATCGGAGGGTGTGTGGCCTGCTAATGGGAGTGGCGTGGGTTGGAGGCTTTCTTCATGGAGCCATACAGATCCTCTTTATCATTCCTTTACCCTTCTGTGGCCCTAATGTCATAGATCACTTTTTGTGTGATCTGAACCCTTTGCTCAATCTTGCCTGCACTGATACACACACTCTAGGGCTCTTCGTTGCTGCCAACAGTGGTTTCATTTGTGTCTTACTCTTCCTCCTCTTGATCATCTCCTATGTGGTCATTCTGCACTCCCTAAGGAACCATAGCTCGGAGGCGAGGCGCAAAGCCCTTTCCACCTGTGTCTCCCACATCACAGTGGTTGTCCTATTCTTTGTGCCCTGCATatttgtgtacttgagacctgcGACTACTTTATCTATTGATAAGGCAGTTGCAGTGTTCTACACTATGATAACGCCCATGTTAAATCCTTTAATCTATGCCTTaagaaatgagcaaatgaaaaatgccattaggaaATTGTGTAGTAGAAAAGTTATTTCAGGTAAGAAATAAATATGCTTGAATCTCATCATTGATTCAATGGAAACAAAGGTCAAAAGACATTTTGGATGATCTCAGCAAGGATTACTTACCaaataaagaaaagagtaaaTTGCAATGAATGATAGATTCTGCactgagaggaagagaaatgtgtgcaaaaaagagaaaacttaacCGCAGATTATGctaccatatacatatatatatattccctatCTGTAAATTCTAACATATTTTCATTAAGAATTGGAATTCTGCTCATTTTTATACAACAGCATTGATGATAACATGTTGCCTTTAAAATTATGGTATAAAATGACTATAGGGTTATAAAAGCAAAGAGCCATTTAGACTTCAGAGTCATTTTATATTGCTCATGTTACACATCTTAGGCTGCTAACCCATCAGACTGCTTCCAATTGTATGGACAAAgctttatgaataaagctgctgtgaaacatccatgtgcaggttttttggtggacataagttttcaacacTTTTGGGTAAATGGCAAGGAGTGAGATTGCTGGACTACagtaagaatatgtttagatttgtaagaaactgacaaactgtctTCCCAAATGGCTGCACCATATTgttttcccaccagcaataaaggagagttcctgttgctccacattcttaccagcaTTTGTTGGTGACAGTGTCCCATATTTTGGTCTTCCTAATGGGTGTATTGTGGTAAAACCAACTTTAAGTCATTTGCTTATCCAAAATGTGCAGATTAGTTAATTCAAGAAGGCTCATGGACTTGAAGCCATTGGTCCAAACCTCACAATTAAAATATGACAGGTTAAGAATCTATGCCATGTTTGACCTGACAAAAACATATTGATCCCATCCATCATTGTGAATTCTAAGATCAAAAAAGTGTGTTTTGGTCAATTTATGATGAATTCTATAtacaacaaatttcttttttttttttaaagattttattttatttatttgacagagagagagagagacagctagagagggaacacaagcagggggagtgggaaagggagaagcaggctcccggccgagcagagagcccgacgcagggctcgatcccaggaccctgggatcatgacctgagccgaaggcagacgcttaacgactgagccacccaggtgcccctatacaacAAATTTCTTACATAAAGTTAGACTTTATTCCAAGGGCAGTGGGCCATTACCCACAGTTTCTAGACAGCTACTAAGGGaagaagaactaaaataaatgagattaaaaataggGGGTAAACTCAGCTGAGACGAACAGCAACAATGACATTTACTGTGGGAATTGTCATTTCTGGGTACAGGATGGAACTGAGGATCCAAGGTTTATACACATTGACAGCAACTGCTGAGACATGAAGGAATCCGCAGAGCTTTGGTCAGAGATGTAGGGAATCTCAAGGACACATCAGATTTTCCCTTGATTCATTTGTGAAGCCACATAGCATAAccaggagagaaacagacttttaaaagacaatattAATTCTCCGTTTACCAAACTGTTTTAGATATTTATCACATTGTATTATCGGTAGTTTGTTCCTCTTTAGAAAGAACAGTATTCCACAGTATGGCTCTACCACATTTTGTATACTTATTCACTAGCTGATAGACATTTGAATTGTGTCCAGGTAATGGCCATAGTGAATGATgagctgtgaacattcatgtgcaagccTTTGTGTGGACATAGATTATCATTTCTCTTGGATTGATACCTAAGAGTGGCATTGCTGAGTTATATGATAAGTGTATGTTAGCAttttaagaaaccaccaaagtgttttcaaaagtggtggtgttttgttacatttccaccaacaatatATGAGCGTTCCCATTTCTCTACAACCTCACCCATACTTggcattgtcagtctttttaaatttagcataGAGTTgttcaaaatattctcttatgaCTCATTCTTTCTGTAGGGTCCTTAGAAATAGTATTATAATACTAAAGGattctaaattataaattatattataaagtatataatctaaagtatacatatatgtacgtgtgtgtgtgtatatatatatatgtatatgtatactttaataaaattgaaGACTGATAATCTCCTGTGTGGTTGGTATTATTCCATCCATTTTGAGATGAGGAAAGAGTGTCAGAGAATTAGGTTGatggtaataataacaataagagTATTTATTATAATTGAATATATAGTGGCTCTGAGTGTTTTTGCAGACATTTTCTGATTTAACCCCCATCACAAACCTGTAAGATAATTCTTGCTAttgttttatacttattttatacattatgtaATGGAAACATAGAGAAGTTAAAGATCCTGCCAAGATCAAGATGCTAATTAAGGGCAGAGCCAAGATTACTTCAGATTATACTAGTTAATGATTTTCCTCCAAGTTCTTACCCATGCTCTCTATTGCTATAGTTAACAGCACTGAACTAGTAATATCTTCCTTATATGACCATAATAATTATAACTGCTTTATTACTACTTTGGAGGCAAGTGTATATAACACTATTATATtagcagacacacacagacattcaGAACTTTTATATAAGCAATCATTTCACTTTGAGTACAGATAAATTTAGTTCTCTTACTTTGTAATGTCAGTTTAGCATAATTTCAAGTAATAACATCAATATACATAATTCAATTTCATAGTTTGTACTAGTAACTAACAAATagaaattggattttaaaaatcctatttgtAATGtcttataattataaaataattgagaaTAAATGTAGCAAGATATAAGGAAAACATGTACTCTGaaagtaaaatattcattaaaagaatataaacacCTTAATAAGTAGAAAAAAGACTGTGTTTGTGGACAGATGTTTCAACATTATTAAGAGCTGAATTCTCCCCAAAGGAATCTCCAGATTCAAGCATTCTCAAACGAAATTACAGGCACATATTCAAAATTTTTGCAAATTGATTTAAAACTCCTATGGAAATACAAGAGCCTTAAATTAGGTCccagaacattaaaaaagaacGAATTTGGAGAACTTTACTATCTGATTTCAGCGATGTTACAAAACTGCTGTGTTCAAAATGATGTGGTATTTTCATAAAGATATCCCAGAAGACCAACAAagcagactagagagcccagtgGTAGCTCTGCACATACATGGTCAAGTAATCTCAGCAAAAGTCTGCAGTCAATTCAGTGGTGAAAAAATAGTTTTTGCAACAAATGATAGTGGAAATATTGGGCATCTTTACCTaccccacaaaacaaataaaacaaaaaaggcaaaaaaccctTTATCTATACATCACACTGGtacagatttatttaaaatggatCTTGGAGCTATATGTGAgatgtaaaagttaaaaaaaatggcgTAAAATATAGAATATCCTCATGACCTTGGATTACCAGAAAAATTTTCTGAATGTGAACTAAACGAAAAAAATTTCTGAACTGAACGAGTGTCCAAATAGAGGCGCCTGGATGGTGTAGTTGGTTCAGCATCCTTCtgttggtttcaggtcaggtggTGATCTCctggtcctgagatcaagcccctagCATGGCTCAGCACGCTGTGTGTAGTCTGTTTGagaatttctctccctctctgccgcTCCACCAtgcactcgttctctctctccccctcctgccctccctccttccctcactctaaaataaataaatatatctaaaaaaagtGTCCATAAAAAATGATGATTTACACTTCACCAAAATTATAACTATGCAGCACAACTAGTAGGATGAATTAAACAGTGGAGGATGTGAATGCAACTTGTATCCTTCTCTAAGCGTTGTCCAAGTGTATGTACAGGGAGAAGGTTAGAGATATGACAGCTATCTCCTGCTATAGACTGGTACAGGTTAGCTCTTGAGGGCAGCTTGGTCAACACTGGGCATACCGCTGATGTAGACAAGCTCTAAATCACTGGGTTAGAATGTCCTTTAAGATGaagttctaggggcgcctgggtggctcagtcggttaagcggctgccttcagctcaggtcatgatcctggggtcctgggatcgagccccacgtccggctccctgctcagtggggagcctgcttctccctctccctctgcctgccgctctgcctacttgtgctctctatctctctgtcaaataaataaataaaaatctttaaaaaaaaaaaaaaaaaaagatgaagttctAAAATCCTTCAattcctcggggtgcctgggtggctcagttggttaagcgactgccttccaaTTCCTCAaggttattaaatatttaaagacccGAAGAAGCAGTAAACTAGAATAACCTATTTTCTTGTTTCAATTGCTTACTGGCTATTTGAGCTAGTTATTCAACCTCTAGAAACTGCTGTGTTTTTATCTACATAGTAAAGCTAATAATATGTGTGTCAAAATATGCATTATTGTGAACATCAAGTAATAAGATGAACTTAATCCACCCAACAATCTCTCAgtacattttttgttattttttggctAATGAGATTGATCTGAAGcagattaaatattataaaatttgatTTCCTGACACTTCTTGCATGAGAAAACTTTACATGCATGGATTGGCGTATGGTAGAGAGAGACTGCCTGGCTTCAGTGCATGAGGATGAGACTGCATCTAAACAACCTGTGAATAGTCAGCGAGCAGAGAAAGAACCAGATGGGAGACACATTAAAGGCTTTGCTGTactttgcttccttcctctgattttttcatatcatttttgcttttcctccctCCAAAGTTATGGGGAagaattttttattcctttcttttttttgtctacCTTTTTCCATCAGCTCATCCATCAATGCTAACATCATACcaaagtcattattttatttacctaCCTACCCTGCACACCGAAGATCTTGTTAATTTCCCAAAAAAGGACTGAAAGTGACCATCTTTGGTTCTCCTTCTCCTACTTCATCTCTAACCTGGTACTATTACAGGCTATAATTTCCCTCCTGTTCTTCAGAAAGCTGGAAGAGCACAGGGCAGTCAGACTTAGCCTTTTGGGGCCTTCAGGGAAAAAGGgtcaattttttttccagataagcaaTTGTGGAAAGTTTATAGCCAAGAGCACCAAGCACATTAATGTGATGACGGCTTTGCAACACTTGGGCCAAGACCTGTCTGGAAATGCCCCTGGGAATATAATTACGTAAAGGTTTCAAagacctgggcacctgggtggctcagttggttaagcgactgccttcggctcaggtcatgatcctggagtccctggatcgagtcccgctgaccctcccccgtctcatgtgctctctctctctcattctctctgtctcaaataaataaataaataaatctttaaaaaaaaaaagatttcaaagacCTATTAATCATCATATTGCCACGTAAGTTTGTATTCTGTTCCTCTGAACCATATTATCTTTAGGCATAGGCATAAAATAAAGGGATGATTCCTAGGACCTAAATACTCGTGTTAAGTTTTGCAGGAATATAAAAAcccattttgcttatttttcttcagcACTATCATTGGGCAGCTAAATCAGCTTTCATAATTCTCACCTGCTTTCCTGAGGGATGAAGATCTACTTCTTGCATCACTGAGTCTTAGTGAATCCTGAAAGTCCACTTCTCTTATAAACTGTAGAAATTTAAGAAGTGTTGAAATAGTCAAAATATTTGCAGAGAATTCATCTGGATGTGTTTGAATTCTGGGTTTGTAACTCTCCGCATTTGATTCCAGATTTTGGTACTAGAGACAAACTGGCAGAGTTACTACCTGAGGACGGAATGCTTCCTGATGCAGCCCCAAAACTAACCAGACAGCCACTCAGATCTTATGGTTAGTGAATTACCCTTGTCACCTTGGTTTGGGAAGGGTCCCACCACACATGTGCTAGGCTAACTGTGTGTTCTTTATGTTACTTCTATATAATTTCATTCTAAAGCATATAACTTCTCTTGCAGCATATGACAATTTATtactataaaaatgtttcagCAAGCTTTAGTTTTAGTGGCACATTAGCTATAAGCAAAATTCTCCCTTTTGGGGAGCAAAACAGTAGATTTACATAAACTATCTTCAAGTTGGCAGTGAATTTCATTGTGTCCCCAACTCTTGAATACAAGCAGTCCTCCATATTCCTATTAAGCAAAGACgagtttgggcacctgggtggctcagtcggttaagcgtctgccttctgctcaggtcatgatcccagggtacattgggctccctgctccacgggaagcctgcttctccttctccctctccccctgcttgtgcactctctctctttctctatctctctttcaaataaataaatgaaatcttttaaaaaaagaaacagaccagTTTGTGCTTGAATATGTATAATAACAAAGAATTTCTTATATTACAAAACATCTGCCTGACTAAAATAGAGTAGTTTCATCTGAGTCAACCATGGTAAGTTTATAGCACCCTACATTCTGTTACATTAAGGGAAAGTTTGAATCTGTGGtagaaacttttatttaaatatgacaGGTTGTATTCCTTCATAAACAGCATTTTCAAAAAGGTACACATAATTTGTATTAAATAATACGAAAAAGTAAGTGTTTGTGTACAtttttgtagagaaaaaaatagactagTGACTAGTGTTAAAAAACAGGCTAAGATAACCCATTGATTAAGATATTATTAACACAGTTTCAGTAAGAGATTGTTGAAATTGGAGTTTGTCATGATCATACTTGCTAAATCCATgttgtaaatgttcttttttatttcctttattttcccattgattgtgtgtgtgcacgcatgacGGTCTGTGGTCCTAACCTAATCACTCAGAGATGAAAGActgtaaaagaaaatgacagttttGAACCACACATGTCCCTGGCTATTTCATGTTACCTCATGTATTCCTCactaaaattctgaattttgtaATGATAGCTTAGTTGtgaaatgaggaagaggaggccTAAAGAGAGATGAAGCCATTTCCTCCAGGATCACACTGGTCAGTTGATTTGAGATGCCTCAGCGTTTCTGCCCCTTTCTGTGTTGCTACTATTTCAACCACTTGTTCAGTGGTTGCCTGATGTTCTTTATTTACTAATTGTGACTTCAGTAGTTCCATGGGAGGGGTCCTCgttatcattttattgttttatgacAGCAATTCTCCTCAACTgactttccctcttcccttttacCTTTGCTAACAGCACTGATCATAGAGCAAGTTTCCTCAGAATACAGGCTGGGGTTTTGAGCTATTGGAGATGAAATTCCAATGATGATCTAGAAAACAAGCAGGAATCCTGATgaggaatttgcatttttgtaaaactgaaggcaaattatttcaaatgttttcgAATCAGCAAATCCGAGAATACATGTGTGTATTAAATGTTCTGTACCTCTTTACTTACATACATTCTCAAAAAGGCAGACGGGGTGTTGGTCAACCCATTGCCTTGCATATTCTTTTCTGCTCAGAGGAAGAATCAAAAGAGTTTTTCCCTACTGTCCTTCATGACATCCCTCTCAGGTCTCTCCCTTGAAAGATAGCCCCATATGATACCAtatgtttcacttatttgtggaacataaggaatagcatggaggacactaggaaaaggaagggaaaaatgaaggggggggattggagggagagatgaaccatgagagactatggattccgagaaacaaactgaggatttagaggggaggagggtgagggaacgggttagcccggtgatgcgtattaaggagggcacacattgcatggaacactgggtgttacatgcaaacaatgaatcatggaacactacatcaaaaattaatgatgtattgtatggtgactaacataacaaaataaaataaaatttaaaaaaaacaaacaaaaaaagaaagaaagccccaGATTGAGGAAGAAACAGGATTTCTGTCTTTTCATATTTACAGTGTGTTACTTTAAAATCCtgagaaattacttaaattctcttGATATGTCTCTTCTGTTTAGAATCAGAGATTTGAATTGGTCCAGTGATTTCCATACTTCTATTGTCCACAGTCTACTTAGACAAATGTTGCCTATACATCAATTTGTTTTAGTAATTAGGTATATCTGAAAAATTAACATTGTTTCTACCTCATAAACAAAGATTAGTATCAGTTGCAGTAAGTAGAAGATAGGTCAACGATCCTCACACTCTTAAGCTTTTCAGTACTCCTTAGTTACAGTTAACTGCTGAACCCTCTGTgacataattatattattttgttatataaagGAGGCTAGGGATCCTTGTTATAGATCCTGAAAGCAAAGTAGGAACAAATTGAAATTTTCTACACTTATGAGGTTAGAATTTTgaatagtaatttaaaatagaattgatGTCTTATGGTACAGACCATTCTAAAAATGCCCTAGCTGTCAACTATTTGCCATCTCAAATCTTTTTGAGGAGTATCAATAACATAGGTATTACTTCTAGGACTTTTATATGACCAGAACATAGAAATATTTTGCTTTGTGCTCTTATTCTGTTATGTTGTCCTGTTGGCAGGAAACCTTCTGATCCTTGTCTCCATTCAATgcagccctcttttttttttaagattttatttatttatttgacagagagagagagacagcaagcgagggaacacaagcagggggagtgggcgagggagaagcaggcttcctgctgagcagagagcccaatgtggggctggatcccaggaccctgggatcatgacctgagccgaaggcagactcctaacgactgagccacccaggcgccccaatgcagCCCTCTTTTTCATCAACCCATGTACTACTTCTTCAGGCACTTATCCTCTATGGACATCTGCTACACCTTGACGGTTACACCCAAGTTAATTGCTGACCTGCTACTCCAAAGAAAAACCATCTCCTACAGTATTTGCATGTTACAGGTCCTTACAATGCACTTCTTTGGAGGCACTGAGATCTTCATTCGTACCGCCATAGCCTTTGATCGTTATGCTGCCATCTGCAAACCTCTCCACTATGTGATTACCATGAACAGGACAAGGTGCAATCTCCTCTTAGCTACTTGGGCTGGTGGGGCCGTCCATGCCTTTCCTCTATTTTCCACTGCAATTGGCTTGCCCTTCTGTGGTCCTAATGAAATCGATCACTACTTCTGTGATGCTTTTCCTTTGCTAAAGGTGGCCTGCACTGATATGTACATCACTGGTGTCCTTGTGGTTGCCTTTTCAGGTATGGTTGCCTTAGTAACCTTTATTGTCTTATTTGTTTCTTATGGGATAATATTGTTCACTTTAAGAAATCTCTCAGCTGAGGGAAGACGCAAAGCCCTCTCCACCTGTGGGTCTCATATCACCGTGGTCATCTTATTTTTTGGGCCTGTACTCTTTATCTACCTTAGACCACCTACTACTTTTCCTGAGGACAAAGTATTTGCTCTATTTTATACCATCATTGCTCCTATGTTCAATCCCCTAATCTATATTCTGAGAAATTCAGAGATGAAAAAAGCCATGAGAAAGGCTTGGTGCCCATCACTATTTTCAAATGAAGCACACAGTTAATTTGAAGAAGTTTATTGGCTAAGCAACtctgagaaggaaaggagggagatgTGAGTAAAACTAGCAGGGATTATCTCATGGGGTTTGTGGACCATTAGACTCACTCCCCAGCCGCGTGAATGGAAGCAATAGCTCCACAAGTTCAAAGTGATCATTGAGCAAGTCCTTATTACTGCATACCAAAATTAACtggtaattaagttaaatttgTGGGTTACTAAGATGGTATTCGTGGGGGAAACGTCATGAAAAACAACTGAaccagaacaaaaaaataaattttaaaaaatggtatattAGTTTgtgaattttaaaggaaaatattttaatgacgcTTTTATTAAAACATTGGAAATAGAGGCCAGACCACTCAATGACAGACATCCTTTGGTAGTTCAGAAGTTGTAAtcggaaagaaaaaaaaaaaaagctacaatcTAAAactaaaagatttaatttaaatttcttggaaatatttatatatatatcctctagttcatacagaaatcagttgtgtaaagaaataaacattcagtgtagattttgtattttatatttttattttttttaaagattttctttattcacacgagagagagagagagagagagtgtaccaGGGAGCATGAGCACAAGCCAGAGCTGgtggcgggggcagagggagaagaagaagcagactccccactgagcgaggatcctgatgcagggctccatcccaggaccctggcatcacaACCAGAGCTGatggcagttgcttaaccgactgagccaccctgatgcCCCAGGTAGAATCTGTTTTAAAATGGTTCCTGGGGGCGGGGCGATCAACTCTCCTGATGTAATAAATAGTGAAGACAGAGTGAGAATCTATAATTCAGAATGCTGAAACACACTTCCTGGCATTCCACCTATTGGCAAGAGTTATCATTTCCCCTAAAGTTAAAgaactatatttaaaatttatgtgttgCTCACCCTTACCTGTCTAAATTTGATAACCAAACGATTAGTCCTTGGATCCACAACCAAAGACTTTTCCTACTGCaatgacaaagagagagagagagaactagcaaAGGACAAATAAGATGTGATTTAAccacaaagtaaatgaaaaaattaattcattttggttacacatggatgtttacagcagATGTGTTCGTCATCAGCAATCCTTGGAAGCCACCAAGATGCCCTACagtaggtgaataaataaataaactactgtACATCtggagaatggaatattattcagcactaaaaagaactGAGCTAGTAAGGTaagaaaatatatgcagaaacttaaatgcatatttcagagagaaaaaacacaatgTGAAGGGGCTCCCtgttgtatgatttcaactaGAGGTCTTCCTCAACTTACAAGGGagttatgtcccaataaacccaccataaattgaaaatatcttaaGTCAAAATGCATGGAATACTCCAAACCTACCAGACCTCATAGCTTAGTCTAGCCTACCACAactgtgctcagaacacttacattttTAGCCTAGAGTTGGGCAAAGTCATGGAATACAAGGCCTATTTTGTAAGAAAGCATAGAATACCTCATGTAACTTATTAAATACTCTATTCACGTGAAAAACAGAATTGCTATAATTGCTATATGGGTACAGAGTGGTTGTAAGTTTTTTGATCGTTGACCCTCCTGATTGCTTGGCTGACTGAGAGCTGCACCTtgctgcccctgcccagcatcaCCAGGTTTGTACTGCATATCAGTAGCCCAGGAAAAGACCTGAATTCAAAGTTCAAAGTACAGTTTCCACTGCATGCATATCACTTTTGTACCATTGTAAAGTTGGAAAAGTACATGTCAAACCATTGTAAGTTGGGGGCCTTCTAtatataggacattctggaaagggcaagACTATGGAAAGAGCAAAAAGAGCAGTCAGTGGATGCCAAGTTttagggaggggagagggatgagtaggtggagcacagaggatttttaggtaGTGAAGCTGCTCTGTATGTCCctgaattttggaaaatgttatgTGTCGGTATAGGTTCATTTGGTTGTAACACATGTAGAACTCTGGAGGGAGAGGTTGTCCCAGTGAGGGGGACAGCAGTGTATGGGATCTCTGTGGTTTCTGCTCTATTTTGCAGAGAAagtaaaactgctctaaaaaacaaagtttattaatCACAAAATACATTGCAGCACAGTACCTAAAGGAAGTCATCTTGTAACTAAATGAAGAGTCTTCTGAAAAAAGATTTTCTAGTGAAAACAGATAACACTTTAAAACCTTACAACTTTAATGAAAGGCTTTTTGCTCGTGCTTCATAG encodes the following:
- the LOC110575792 gene encoding olfactory receptor 4C46-like, with the translated sequence MVNRNNVTEFVLLGLTENPKMQKIIFVVFLVIYIVSVVANVLTVVTITTSPLLKSPMYFFLANLSFIDACYSSVNNPKLIIDSLREKKTTTFNACITQIFGEHFIGGADVILLTVMAYDRYVAICKPLHYTNITNRRVCGLLMGVAWVGGFLHGAIQILFIIPLPFCGPNVIDHFLCDLNPLLNLACTDTHTLGLFVAANSGFICVLLFLLLIISYVVILHSLRNHSSEARRKALSTCVSHITVVVLFFVPCIFVYLRPATTLSIDKAVAVFYTMITPMLNPLIYALRNEQMKNAIRKLCSRKVISGKK
- the LOC110576095 gene encoding LOW QUALITY PROTEIN: olfactory receptor 4P4-like (The sequence of the model RefSeq protein was modified relative to this genomic sequence to represent the inferred CDS: substituted 1 base at 1 genomic stop codon) encodes the protein MLPDAAPKLTRQPLRSYGVSITXVLLLGLLYDQNIEIFCFVLLFCYVVLLAGNLLILVSIQCSPLFHQPMYYFFRHLSSMDICYTLTVTPKLIADLLLQRKTISYSICMLQVLTMHFFGGTEIFIRTAIAFDRYAAICKPLHYVITMNRTRCNLLLATWAGGAVHAFPLFSTAIGLPFCGPNEIDHYFCDAFPLLKVACTDMYITGVLVVAFSGMVALVTFIVLFVSYGIILFTLRNLSAEGRRKALSTCGSHITVVILFFGPVLFIYLRPPTTFPEDKVFALFYTIIAPMFNPLIYILRNSEMKKAMRKAWCPSLFSNEAHS